A part of Desulfofundulus salinus genomic DNA contains:
- a CDS encoding dynamin family protein, with the protein MTGIFFELRERYLPHRPAPTLAVVGSCNAGKSTLINALLEEEISPVDVLPATPCPIFFCYGEAFSASVGGRLIKQTQSGRDLAFLLRQKNICRNQVEITLPNPRLKKCTLIDTPGLDSANQNQLLKEIIPLADFILYLFHQRGLDDRDRYFLYRLKGSPFLHSFNRISFWVNSNCGHPDGSALASTRAALGEIFGRELPVNYLDTKNKESVENLRLFIEAEMAHLTLKEIEKLFKEEDKHIPRQLARALSIKEDGQFLSAFWDIYERARAALETGRQFGMLQQMRSGIRERLAAYNRKVLPVQVSPAATREAWQIVNFSLIKERLLNLLQRLLKDPALKSPAARERLRELAKSMANDRFFITLWGPFSSGKSTFLNALMQEALLPAQDKSTTSSIIRLHYGPEKLAVAHYPLQVTLSLLDERDGEVFLCREELAALDGWLKKPNFLNTVREIEVCIGGKFSQVDMAQLRTLFARTQNLFRPPAFPASINSPVPAITRSIPAKRATRAVTAVRFSFHNAREKTYHLADPNEFMEFKHLIVTPEEAILVDGIDIYHPAEMFKLATFVDTPGIDSVHTRYTKTVTSWLSKSDVHLVFFNGRHMLSPTHRDLLRHMVFPEKFWENCFCVINFADTLNRNEKERVAAFLRRELAPSAPPEIHFISALDALKDKNNFAFNQFLRRLERFVLTQRGENVLLRRIEQIKELLTMDCHEPSPAGRVLEKYCRELEEIRVILKQPGGYRLWKMPASLRKG; encoded by the coding sequence ATGACGGGTATATTTTTTGAATTGCGGGAAAGGTACCTCCCGCACCGCCCTGCACCCACCCTCGCCGTCGTCGGATCGTGTAACGCGGGAAAATCCACCCTGATTAATGCCCTCCTGGAGGAAGAAATTTCGCCGGTGGATGTACTGCCGGCTACACCCTGCCCCATCTTTTTTTGCTACGGGGAAGCCTTTTCAGCATCCGTGGGCGGTAGACTCATCAAACAAACCCAATCCGGACGGGATCTGGCCTTCCTGCTGCGTCAAAAAAACATCTGCCGGAACCAGGTTGAAATCACCCTGCCCAATCCCCGGCTCAAAAAGTGCACCTTAATTGACACTCCGGGGCTGGATTCCGCCAACCAGAACCAGTTGCTTAAAGAAATCATTCCCCTGGCAGATTTTATCCTCTATCTGTTCCACCAGCGGGGTCTTGATGACCGGGACCGCTATTTCCTGTACCGTTTAAAAGGGAGCCCGTTCCTCCACAGCTTTAACCGGATTTCCTTCTGGGTTAACAGCAATTGCGGCCACCCGGACGGCAGCGCCCTTGCGTCCACCCGGGCCGCATTGGGGGAAATTTTTGGCCGGGAGTTGCCGGTCAACTATCTGGACACCAAAAATAAAGAGAGCGTTGAAAACCTGCGGCTGTTTATTGAGGCAGAGATGGCCCACCTGACTTTAAAGGAAATTGAAAAGCTGTTCAAGGAAGAAGACAAGCACATTCCCCGCCAGCTGGCCAGGGCGCTTTCCATCAAGGAAGACGGGCAGTTTCTCAGCGCGTTCTGGGATATTTACGAACGTGCCCGGGCGGCGCTGGAAACCGGGCGGCAGTTCGGGATGCTGCAGCAAATGCGCTCCGGGATCCGGGAAAGACTGGCCGCGTATAACCGGAAAGTCCTCCCGGTGCAGGTATCCCCCGCTGCCACCAGGGAGGCGTGGCAAATCGTTAATTTTTCTTTAATTAAGGAGCGCCTGCTCAATTTATTGCAGCGTTTACTGAAGGACCCGGCTCTAAAGTCGCCTGCTGCACGCGAACGCCTGAGGGAGCTGGCCAAAAGCATGGCCAATGACCGCTTTTTTATCACCCTCTGGGGGCCCTTCTCCTCGGGGAAAAGCACTTTTCTCAATGCCCTGATGCAGGAGGCCCTGCTGCCAGCCCAGGATAAATCCACCACTTCCTCCATTATCCGGCTGCACTATGGGCCGGAAAAACTGGCGGTGGCCCATTACCCCCTGCAGGTTACCCTTTCCCTTCTCGATGAAAGGGACGGGGAAGTTTTCCTGTGCCGGGAGGAACTGGCCGCCCTGGACGGCTGGCTAAAGAAACCAAATTTCCTTAACACCGTCAGGGAAATTGAGGTATGCATCGGGGGGAAATTTTCGCAGGTAGACATGGCACAGTTGCGCACTCTCTTTGCCAGAACCCAAAACCTTTTCCGCCCGCCGGCCTTCCCGGCGAGCATTAACAGCCCCGTTCCGGCCATCACCCGTTCCATACCGGCAAAGCGGGCCACCCGGGCGGTAACGGCAGTTCGCTTCTCCTTTCATAATGCCCGGGAGAAAACCTATCACCTGGCAGATCCAAACGAATTTATGGAATTTAAACATCTCATCGTCACCCCCGAAGAAGCAATACTTGTAGACGGAATCGACATCTATCATCCGGCCGAAATGTTCAAACTGGCCACCTTTGTAGATACTCCGGGAATAGATTCGGTGCACACCCGCTATACAAAAACCGTTACCAGCTGGCTGAGCAAAAGTGATGTACACCTGGTCTTTTTCAACGGCCGGCATATGCTTTCCCCCACCCACCGGGATCTTCTCCGGCACATGGTCTTTCCGGAAAAATTTTGGGAGAACTGTTTTTGCGTGATTAATTTTGCTGATACCTTAAACCGCAATGAAAAAGAGCGGGTGGCAGCGTTCCTGCGCCGGGAACTGGCCCCGTCAGCGCCCCCCGAAATCCATTTCATTTCCGCCCTGGATGCCCTCAAGGATAAAAACAACTTTGCTTTTAACCAGTTTCTGCGCCGCCTGGAGCGGTTCGTCCTCACTCAACGGGGCGAGAATGTCCTCCTGCGCCGCATCGAGCAAATAAAGGAGCTGTTAACCATGGACTGCCACGAACCATCCCCAGCCGGGCGGGTGCTGGAAAAATATTGCCGGGAGCTGGAGGAGATCCGGGTGATACTTAAGCAACCGGGAGGTTATCGCTTATGGAAAATGCCCGCGTCCTTGAGGAAAGGTTAA
- a CDS encoding inorganic phosphate transporter produces MCEVLVLVICLALAFDFINGFHDTANAVATSLATGALTPRSAILLATTMNFLGAMTFTGVALTIAEGIVDTATLFNNPKTISAALLAAIVWNLLTWFGGLPSSSSHALVGALTGAALAAAGLRGVNLAGLTTIFQAMALSLPLAVTTGFVVMTVVFCLTGGRASPRLNRRFRHWQRLAAALQAFSHGTNDAQKTMGVITLALVLTGYQESFMVPLWVKVLSALALALGTSCGGWRIIRTVGRGITHLDPPAGFAADTGSALVILTATLLGLPVSTTHVISSSITGVGLTRGAKAVSWSTVARILLAWVFTLPATTALGALFYFL; encoded by the coding sequence GTGTGTGAGGTCCTTGTGCTGGTCATTTGCCTGGCCCTGGCCTTTGATTTTATTAATGGTTTCCATGATACTGCCAACGCCGTGGCCACCTCCCTGGCCACCGGCGCCCTGACACCCCGCTCCGCCATCCTTCTGGCCACCACCATGAACTTTCTGGGGGCTATGACATTTACCGGGGTGGCTCTGACCATTGCCGAAGGCATTGTCGATACCGCCACCCTCTTTAATAACCCTAAAACCATTTCGGCCGCCCTGCTGGCGGCCATTGTCTGGAACCTGTTAACCTGGTTTGGCGGGCTGCCCAGCAGTTCTTCCCACGCCCTGGTAGGCGCCTTAACCGGAGCTGCCCTGGCCGCAGCGGGCCTGAGGGGGGTCAACCTTGCCGGGCTTACCACTATTTTTCAGGCCATGGCCCTGTCCCTACCCCTGGCCGTAACTACCGGTTTTGTGGTCATGACGGTCGTGTTTTGCTTGACCGGGGGCCGGGCCAGTCCCCGTCTAAACCGCCGGTTCAGACACTGGCAACGCCTGGCCGCCGCCCTCCAGGCCTTTTCCCATGGTACCAACGACGCGCAAAAAACCATGGGGGTAATTACCCTGGCCCTGGTCCTGACCGGATACCAGGAGAGTTTTATGGTCCCCCTGTGGGTCAAGGTCCTTTCAGCCCTGGCCCTGGCACTGGGAACCTCCTGCGGCGGCTGGCGGATCATCCGTACGGTGGGCAGGGGCATCACCCACCTGGATCCGCCCGCGGGTTTTGCCGCCGATACGGGCTCGGCCCTGGTCATTTTGACGGCCACCCTTTTGGGATTACCCGTCAGCACCACCCATGTCATTTCTTCTTCCATCACCGGAGTGGGCCTTACCCGGGGAGCAAAGGCCGTATCCTGGTCCACGGTGGCCAGAATTCTTTTAGCCTGGGTTTTCACCCTGCCGGCCACCACCGCCCTGGGAGCACTGTTTTACTTCCTTTGA
- a CDS encoding rhomboid family intramembrane serine protease, protein MIPLRDSIRPRRRPFVNWLLILINLWVFFFKELGLSQAQLSELFYNLGVIPARVTHALQTGAPLEPLLIPFITAMFLHGGWVHLGGNMLYLWIFGDNVEDRLGHFRFLLFYLLCGVVGSLAHVLANPASPVPVIGASGAIAGVLGGYFVTFRHSRILALVPVFFFLTLMEVPAVIFLALWFVIQLFNGAASLGGVVNPVAWWAHVGGFIAGMILMKLLTPRSRIRNDYPWW, encoded by the coding sequence GTGATTCCTTTACGCGACAGCATCCGCCCGCGACGCAGGCCCTTTGTGAACTGGCTTTTAATTTTGATCAACCTCTGGGTTTTCTTTTTTAAAGAATTGGGACTTTCCCAGGCACAACTGAGCGAGCTTTTCTATAACCTGGGCGTTATCCCCGCCCGGGTAACCCATGCCCTGCAAACCGGGGCCCCGCTGGAACCACTGTTAATACCTTTTATTACGGCCATGTTTTTGCATGGCGGGTGGGTACACCTCGGGGGCAACATGCTGTACCTGTGGATATTCGGGGATAATGTGGAGGACCGGCTGGGTCACTTTCGTTTTCTCCTCTTTTACCTGCTCTGCGGCGTGGTAGGAAGCCTGGCCCATGTACTGGCCAACCCCGCTTCACCCGTACCGGTTATCGGTGCCAGCGGGGCAATTGCCGGGGTTCTGGGCGGGTACTTTGTTACCTTTCGCCATTCAAGGATCCTGGCCCTGGTGCCGGTGTTCTTTTTCCTCACCCTGATGGAGGTGCCGGCGGTAATTTTCCTGGCCCTGTGGTTTGTCATCCAGCTCTTTAACGGGGCGGCCTCCCTGGGTGGGGTGGTCAACCCGGTGGCCTGGTGGGCCCATGTAGGTGGTTTTATAGCCGGAATGATTCTGATGAAGCTTTTGACTCCCCGTAGCCGGATACGTAACGATTACCCCTGGTGGTAA
- a CDS encoding acetate--CoA ligase family protein, protein MNVAEFLAEARAAGRRYLCEDEVKEILGKVGIPVTPCLLAHNEEEAVERAGELGYPVVLKVRSPLIAHKSDTGGVALNLVDSQQVRLAYREIMARARATDPAAAVTVQPMAPLGREMIVGVTTDRQFGPVLMCGLGGVFTEILGDVSFRLVPVNPGVARNMIRSLRGYRLLAGYRGAPPADEEALVNILVKVSDLVASYPQIQEMDLNPVVVYDRGALVLDARLVLAG, encoded by the coding sequence GTGAACGTTGCGGAATTCTTAGCAGAGGCCCGGGCTGCCGGGCGCCGGTATTTATGTGAGGACGAGGTGAAGGAAATTCTGGGTAAGGTGGGAATACCCGTGACCCCCTGCCTCCTGGCTCATAATGAGGAGGAAGCGGTGGAGCGGGCCGGGGAATTGGGTTATCCCGTGGTGTTAAAGGTGCGGTCCCCTTTAATCGCCCACAAGTCGGATACAGGTGGGGTGGCCTTGAACCTGGTGGATAGCCAGCAGGTGCGCCTGGCCTACCGGGAGATCATGGCCCGGGCGAGGGCAACAGATCCCGCGGCTGCAGTAACGGTGCAGCCCATGGCCCCGCTGGGTAGGGAAATGATTGTCGGGGTTACTACCGACCGGCAGTTCGGACCCGTGCTCATGTGCGGGCTGGGAGGGGTTTTCACGGAAATTTTGGGGGATGTCAGTTTTCGTTTAGTTCCCGTAAATCCCGGTGTGGCCCGGAACATGATCCGGTCCTTGCGGGGGTACCGGCTGCTGGCCGGGTACCGGGGTGCCCCGCCCGCAGACGAAGAGGCTCTCGTCAATATATTGGTTAAGGTTTCCGATCTGGTGGCCAGTTATCCGCAAATCCAGGAGATGGATTTAAATCCGGTAGTTGTTTATGACCGGGGGGCGCTGGTGTTGGATGCCCGACTTGTACTGGCAGGGTAA
- a CDS encoding acetate--CoA ligase family protein, producing the protein MSGNKLEVLNGIFYPRSVAVVGVTGSSDRVGYNLLQSLIYSGFQGKIYPIHPRLESLQGLPVYRSLEEVPGPVDVAVIGVNQFATVEVVEQCGKKGVKGVICVAGGFREMGPAGKALEERLIAVARQYNMEVVGPNTLGLINTRANLNATFYPLRLPRGKVSFVSQSGGVGLTILQKAVDEGLGINKWVGVGNRSTLELSDYLEYLARDDSTAVIGVFVEGTDDARRLVQVAGEVARRKPVVFYKVGRSDAVNFAALTHTGSMAGSYQMYKQILQQFGLLVVESALEMVAACKALAMAPIPRGNGVGVVTHTAGPSIVLLDEAGLRGGVFPPFAESTMERIKGVLGQNPPVVLKNPLDAAGQGMQAATFGRLVEAVLDDPRIDLLVAAYCLHLNWRCPTSELLAAQKQSSKPVVALYISTQEQVREEREILHSRDIPVYITPEEAAWGVSALLHYALQRGGISR; encoded by the coding sequence TTGTCCGGCAATAAACTGGAGGTGCTGAACGGTATTTTTTATCCCCGCAGTGTGGCCGTGGTAGGGGTTACCGGGTCAAGTGACCGCGTAGGTTACAACCTTTTACAAAGTCTTATCTACTCCGGGTTTCAGGGCAAGATTTATCCAATACATCCCCGCCTGGAGAGCTTGCAGGGCCTGCCGGTATACCGTTCCCTGGAAGAAGTGCCCGGACCGGTGGATGTGGCGGTAATTGGGGTAAATCAGTTTGCTACCGTGGAAGTGGTGGAGCAGTGCGGTAAAAAAGGAGTGAAAGGAGTCATCTGCGTAGCAGGCGGTTTTCGAGAAATGGGGCCGGCAGGGAAGGCCCTGGAGGAACGCCTGATTGCCGTGGCCCGGCAATATAATATGGAAGTGGTTGGCCCGAACACGCTGGGGTTGATTAATACCCGGGCCAATCTAAACGCCACTTTTTATCCCCTGCGGTTACCCCGGGGCAAGGTTTCCTTCGTCAGCCAGAGCGGTGGTGTAGGGCTTACCATACTGCAAAAAGCCGTGGATGAGGGTCTGGGCATTAACAAGTGGGTGGGTGTGGGCAACCGCAGCACCCTGGAATTAAGCGATTACCTGGAATACCTGGCCCGGGACGACAGCACGGCGGTCATTGGCGTTTTTGTTGAAGGCACCGATGATGCCCGGCGGCTGGTACAGGTAGCCGGGGAGGTGGCCCGGCGTAAACCGGTGGTTTTTTATAAGGTGGGGCGTTCGGATGCGGTGAACTTTGCCGCCCTCACCCATACCGGCAGCATGGCCGGCAGCTATCAAATGTACAAACAAATACTGCAACAGTTCGGCCTTTTGGTAGTGGAGAGTGCTTTAGAAATGGTGGCTGCCTGTAAAGCCCTGGCCATGGCTCCCATTCCCCGGGGAAACGGGGTGGGGGTGGTTACCCATACGGCAGGTCCCAGTATCGTACTGCTGGATGAAGCAGGTTTACGGGGCGGGGTGTTCCCTCCCTTTGCCGAAAGTACCATGGAAAGAATCAAAGGAGTATTGGGACAAAACCCTCCGGTGGTGCTCAAAAACCCTCTGGATGCGGCGGGACAGGGGATGCAGGCAGCCACCTTTGGCCGGCTGGTGGAAGCGGTGCTGGATGATCCGCGAATCGATCTGCTGGTGGCTGCCTACTGCCTTCACCTGAACTGGCGCTGTCCCACTTCCGAACTCCTGGCCGCACAAAAGCAAAGTAGTAAGCCGGTGGTGGCCCTGTACATTTCGACCCAGGAACAAGTAAGGGAAGAGAGGGAAATCCTGCACTCCCGGGACATCCCCGTCTACATTACCCCCGAGGAGGCGGCCTGGGGAGTCTCGGCCCTTTTACATTACGCCCTGCAACGAGGAGGGATCAGCCGGTGA
- the hisG gene encoding ATP phosphoribosyltransferase gives MFCLKLRLGLPKGSLQEATFQLFKRAGFNIAVRSRSYFPSVDDPELEIVLMRAQEIPRYVYEGVLDAGISGLDWIMENEADVVEVAELVYSKQTTNPIRLVLAVANDSDIQTVADLQNKRIATELVRVTKKFLASHGVEAFVEYSYGATEVKVPHLVDAIADLTETGSSLKANNLRVIATILQSTPRLHANKKAWEDPWKREKLENLAVLLQGALRADAKVGLKMNVPREKLDDVLALLPAMKHPTISQLVNCDWCAVEVIMDEKKVRDLIPALKRTGAEDIIEYPLTKVIP, from the coding sequence GTGTTTTGTTTGAAGTTGCGTTTGGGCTTACCAAAGGGGAGCCTGCAGGAGGCCACTTTTCAGTTATTCAAACGGGCCGGCTTTAATATAGCGGTCAGGAGCCGCTCCTACTTTCCCAGCGTTGACGATCCGGAGCTGGAAATAGTGCTGATGCGTGCCCAGGAAATCCCTCGTTATGTATATGAGGGTGTGCTGGATGCGGGCATCAGCGGCCTGGACTGGATCATGGAAAATGAGGCCGACGTGGTGGAGGTGGCTGAACTTGTTTACTCGAAACAAACCACCAACCCCATCCGGCTGGTGCTGGCCGTGGCCAACGATAGCGACATCCAGACGGTGGCCGATTTGCAAAATAAACGCATTGCCACCGAGCTGGTCCGGGTGACCAAAAAGTTTCTTGCCAGCCACGGTGTAGAGGCTTTTGTGGAGTATTCCTACGGTGCCACCGAGGTTAAGGTGCCTCACCTGGTGGATGCCATTGCTGATCTTACGGAAACCGGGAGTTCGCTGAAGGCCAACAATTTAAGGGTGATTGCCACCATTTTGCAATCAACACCCCGCCTCCATGCCAACAAAAAGGCATGGGAGGATCCCTGGAAGCGGGAGAAACTGGAAAACCTGGCCGTACTGCTGCAGGGGGCGCTCCGGGCCGACGCCAAGGTAGGCTTAAAGATGAACGTGCCCAGGGAGAAGCTGGATGATGTGCTGGCGTTGTTGCCGGCCATGAAACACCCCACCATTTCCCAGCTGGTGAACTGCGACTGGTGTGCGGTGGAGGTAATTATGGATGAGAAAAAGGTGCGGGATTTGATCCCGGCCTTGAAAAGAACCGGTGCCGAGGATATCATCGAGTATCCATTGACCAAGGTGATTCCCTAA
- a CDS encoding LCP family protein has product MNSRKLLWYTLLAVFTLFIFLNTATEVCAEQQQPDKLQNKQNLTTTTENVLIFWTDGPKLKALTLMAITPRKKPVGIVSIPINTRIHDIWGVKTLEELYHKTGREGTTAYLEKRFGIPINHYVDISQATLTRTSEALGPVEMAGKQTSLLEVFEGTYTNQRMDLQTEIRALAARLIEPAVLIKLPRLLWIFTSGVETNLGMGHILTLYQALQGNGPEILRKQALPGRDYFVGPAKYREVSPDAWNRVLREVTCT; this is encoded by the coding sequence TTGAATTCCCGGAAGTTGTTATGGTACACCCTTCTTGCAGTGTTTACCTTATTTATTTTTTTAAACACGGCCACTGAAGTCTGTGCGGAACAACAGCAGCCCGACAAACTGCAAAATAAACAAAACCTGACCACCACCACGGAAAACGTTCTTATTTTTTGGACCGACGGTCCAAAATTAAAGGCCCTCACTCTGATGGCCATCACCCCGCGCAAGAAACCGGTGGGCATTGTCTCCATCCCCATAAACACCCGCATCCACGACATCTGGGGCGTAAAAACGCTGGAGGAACTCTACCATAAAACGGGACGGGAAGGGACGACGGCATACCTGGAAAAACGCTTCGGCATACCCATCAACCATTACGTGGATATCAGCCAGGCCACCCTGACCCGCACCAGCGAGGCGCTGGGACCGGTGGAGATGGCGGGCAAACAAACTTCACTGCTGGAGGTATTTGAGGGAACTTATACCAACCAGCGCATGGACCTGCAAACAGAAATCCGGGCCCTGGCGGCAAGGTTGATTGAGCCGGCCGTGTTGATCAAATTGCCGCGCCTTTTGTGGATTTTTACCAGCGGGGTGGAAACAAACCTGGGCATGGGCCATATCCTGACCCTTTACCAGGCCCTGCAGGGGAACGGCCCGGAAATCCTGCGCAAGCAGGCCCTCCCCGGGCGGGATTATTTTGTCGGCCCCGCCAAATACCGCGAGGTATCCCCGGACGCCTGGAACCGGGTGCTACGGGAAGTAACCTGCACTTAA
- a CDS encoding amidase domain-containing protein: protein MLLQKIILSLIIVSMAGILGASNCTATESPVSKKELETTVKEIFDTRARAIITGADPAPALVCYDTGAKLGRWALAHEEHKLSFVQCWAKKRGVQIIEAKPAIRIPWSQVREDTAEFVVHQTLQLGYVYPHDPTINRFGIGTRHWMELVKKGGKWLIRKDFYTDGLGDDTLVPKPTPADGPAYIGTVVKSDSIQNYTKGVFDREGAARYADNYAGLAWGAGNNHKYNPRYRDLNGNGGDCTNFVSQCLGDQEGGKLPMDGTWYYRYDRNGGSGSRAWVQTEAFASWLLYSGHARRIARGTFPELNQPSAKFPRGAVRELQKGDVIGYEEKGRIEHFAIVVGTDSRGYPVVDAHTVDRYHCPWDMGWDKKTVFHLFRVNDGSK, encoded by the coding sequence ATGTTGTTGCAAAAAATTATTCTATCACTAATAATTGTCAGTATGGCCGGCATTCTTGGGGCTTCAAATTGCACAGCTACCGAGTCGCCCGTCTCAAAAAAGGAACTGGAAACCACGGTTAAGGAAATATTTGACACCCGTGCCCGGGCCATTATCACCGGAGCCGATCCCGCCCCGGCCCTGGTCTGCTACGACACCGGGGCCAAGCTGGGCCGCTGGGCCCTTGCCCATGAGGAACACAAGCTGAGTTTTGTACAATGCTGGGCTAAAAAAAGGGGGGTGCAAATTATTGAAGCGAAACCAGCGATACGTATTCCCTGGTCGCAGGTACGGGAAGATACCGCGGAGTTTGTTGTCCATCAGACCCTTCAGTTAGGGTATGTTTACCCCCATGACCCTACCATCAACCGCTTTGGCATCGGCACCCGGCACTGGATGGAACTGGTGAAAAAGGGCGGCAAATGGCTTATCCGGAAGGACTTTTACACTGACGGCCTGGGTGATGACACCCTGGTACCTAAACCCACTCCCGCTGATGGCCCTGCTTATATAGGTACGGTTGTAAAATCTGATTCCATTCAAAACTATACAAAGGGGGTTTTCGACCGGGAGGGGGCAGCCCGGTACGCGGATAATTACGCTGGCCTGGCCTGGGGGGCCGGCAACAACCACAAATACAACCCCCGTTACCGCGACCTTAACGGCAACGGCGGAGACTGCACCAATTTTGTGTCCCAGTGCCTGGGGGACCAGGAAGGGGGTAAGCTCCCCATGGACGGCACCTGGTACTACCGCTACGACCGCAACGGCGGTTCGGGCAGCCGGGCCTGGGTGCAAACCGAGGCCTTTGCAAGCTGGCTTTTGTACAGCGGCCATGCCCGGCGTATAGCCCGGGGCACCTTCCCGGAATTGAACCAGCCCAGCGCCAAATTTCCCCGGGGAGCCGTACGGGAACTGCAAAAAGGGGATGTGATTGGCTACGAGGAAAAGGGGCGCATCGAGCATTTTGCCATTGTGGTTGGGACGGACTCCCGGGGTTACCCGGTGGTGGACGCCCATACCGTGGACCGCTACCACTGTCCCTGGGATATGGGGTGGGACAAGAAGACCGTTTTTCACCTCTTCCGGGTTAATGACGGCTCAAAATAA
- a CDS encoding DUF1640 domain-containing protein, whose product MEEVKREIAATSDEQEYRQAGQMFFLGSWVQGEIRDLRAEMRELRKELSSTEDGLRQEIKAVEESLRKEIKAVEEGLRKEIKAVEEDLRKEIKAVEEGLRKEIKAVEEGLRKEIKAVEEGLRKEMITFESNLRQEINSLRQEIKGFFWATVGIALAALAVSISVAIKIWQ is encoded by the coding sequence GTGGAAGAGGTCAAAAGGGAAATAGCAGCCACTTCCGATGAACAGGAATACCGCCAGGCCGGACAAATGTTCTTTCTGGGAAGCTGGGTTCAGGGTGAGATACGGGATCTGCGGGCCGAAATGCGGGAATTGCGCAAGGAATTATCCTCAACAGAAGATGGGTTAAGGCAGGAAATCAAAGCCGTTGAAGAAAGCCTGAGGAAGGAAATCAAAGCCGTTGAAGAAGGCCTGAGAAAAGAAATTAAAGCCGTCGAAGAAGACCTCAGAAAAGAAATCAAAGCTGTTGAAGAAGGCCTGAGAAAAGAAATCAAAGCCGTCGAAGAAGGCCTCAGAAAAGAAATTAAAGCCGTTGAAGAAGGTCTCAGAAAAGAAATGATAACTTTTGAATCAAATTTAAGGCAGGAGATAAACTCGCTAAGGCAAGAAATAAAAGGGTTTTTCTGGGCTACCGTCGGCATTGCGCTGGCCGCTCTGGCTGTTAGCATCAGTGTAGCCATCAAAATCTGGCAGTGA
- a CDS encoding MgtC/SapB family protein — translation MIARLLLAFLVGFFIGLEREISHKPAGVRTHALVCLGSALFTLISSYGFMSLLGRNPYQPGDPTRIAAQIVTGVGFIGGGIIFKDRDHIRGLTTAASIWLTAGLGTGIGAGLYAPTLAAAVLGYITLKLNRLLRMWGLDDSGEE, via the coding sequence ATGATTGCCAGGCTGCTGCTGGCCTTTTTAGTGGGATTTTTCATCGGCCTGGAGAGGGAAATAAGCCACAAGCCCGCTGGAGTGCGCACCCATGCCCTGGTCTGCCTGGGGTCCGCCCTGTTTACTTTAATCAGCAGCTACGGGTTCATGTCCCTGTTGGGAAGGAACCCGTACCAGCCAGGGGACCCGACACGCATTGCCGCCCAAATTGTCACCGGTGTGGGATTTATCGGCGGCGGCATTATCTTCAAGGACCGGGATCACATCCGCGGCCTGACCACTGCCGCCAGCATCTGGCTCACCGCCGGCCTGGGCACGGGCATCGGCGCCGGCCTTTATGCGCCCACCCTGGCGGCGGCAGTTTTAGGTTACATCACCCTGAAACTAAATCGCCTCCTCCGGATGTGGGGCCTGGATGATTCGGGGGAGGAGTGA
- a CDS encoding type II toxin-antitoxin system VapC family toxin — protein sequence MSNYICLDTSVLIKVLMEEEDSDKATALLQRIIDHRQLIVLPAFAWAEVGTVLRKKRRREELAVQEADDLWLEFRQFPGIEYLNDDSIMDLAWKISRHFDMPTLYDAAFLAVTEVVEERTGEGCEFWTADEKLVNLLNGRRKYVRLLKELE from the coding sequence ATGAGTAATTATATCTGCCTGGACACTTCGGTTTTGATCAAGGTGCTCATGGAGGAGGAAGATAGTGACAAAGCAACGGCGCTTCTGCAAAGGATTATAGACCACCGGCAGCTCATTGTGCTTCCCGCATTCGCGTGGGCTGAAGTAGGTACTGTTCTGAGAAAGAAGCGTAGAAGAGAGGAATTAGCCGTTCAGGAAGCAGATGACCTATGGTTGGAGTTCCGGCAATTTCCCGGGATAGAGTACCTTAATGATGACTCGATAATGGACCTGGCCTGGAAAATCAGCCGCCACTTTGATATGCCTACGCTTTACGATGCGGCTTTCCTGGCGGTTACCGAGGTGGTGGAGGAGAGAACCGGGGAAGGATGTGAATTCTGGACTGCGGATGAAAAGCTGGTTAACCTTTTAAACGGACGAAGGAAGTATGTAAGATTGTTGAAAGAATTGGAGTAA
- a CDS encoding type II toxin-antitoxin system Phd/YefM family antitoxin, which produces MHIVNVTDLRRNIREVLAEVIRSKEPAVILQRSKPVAYLVDAETFERSRKFDEMDVLTQTRKKSLERMLQLRAKVAKRTGIKSDSTKLIREIREGLSRHE; this is translated from the coding sequence ATGCATATAGTAAATGTGACAGATCTGCGGAGGAACATTCGCGAGGTTCTGGCGGAAGTAATTCGCTCAAAAGAACCGGCGGTAATCCTTCAGAGGTCAAAGCCGGTTGCTTACCTGGTCGACGCTGAAACGTTCGAGAGATCGCGAAAGTTCGATGAAATGGACGTGTTGACACAAACCAGGAAAAAAAGCCTGGAGAGGATGCTTCAGTTAAGGGCCAAGGTGGCGAAGAGGACAGGTATAAAGAGTGATTCTACAAAACTGATCCGTGAAATCCGGGAAGGGTTGAGTCGTCATGAGTAA